The proteins below are encoded in one region of Flavobacterium nackdongense:
- a CDS encoding glycoside hydrolase family 5 protein yields MMKYTTTTSSMIYVMLFFLISTFLISAQEKMSKDYAFEQNKRLGRGINIIGYDPIWKDASKARIKDKHFKLIKEAGFDNVRIVIGPFKFSMNDANHTVNPSFFKTLDYAIKESLKNNLMVIVDFHEHNTIEKDPIGTRAKFLSMWKQIADHCKDYSNDVLFEICNEPNMKPEIWNQMHKEAYAILRKSNPNRTLLIGTINGNQIKHLNDLTLPEEDRNIIVAIHYYSPIQFTHQGAPWSKKNKDLSGIEWTESKSEQEAVNQDFNIAQDWSKLHNRPLTLGEFGAYEKADMASRICWTNYIARQAEIRNWSWSYWQFDSDFIVYDIEKDEWKTEILNALIPSKKK; encoded by the coding sequence ATGATGAAATACACAACCACAACAAGCAGTATGATATATGTAATGCTGTTTTTTTTAATAAGTACTTTTTTAATTTCAGCTCAGGAAAAAATGTCGAAAGACTATGCCTTTGAACAAAATAAACGTCTGGGTCGTGGTATAAATATTATCGGATATGACCCTATTTGGAAAGATGCCTCCAAAGCCCGAATCAAAGACAAACATTTCAAGTTAATTAAGGAAGCTGGTTTTGATAATGTCCGAATTGTTATTGGTCCATTCAAATTTTCAATGAATGACGCCAACCATACCGTTAACCCAAGTTTTTTTAAAACCCTTGATTATGCTATAAAGGAATCTTTGAAAAATAATTTGATGGTAATTGTTGATTTTCACGAACACAACACAATCGAAAAAGATCCGATAGGAACAAGAGCGAAGTTTTTATCTATGTGGAAACAAATAGCTGACCATTGCAAAGACTATTCGAATGATGTCTTGTTTGAAATATGTAACGAACCAAATATGAAACCTGAAATATGGAATCAAATGCACAAAGAAGCTTATGCCATTTTAAGAAAGTCAAATCCTAATAGAACATTACTTATTGGAACCATAAATGGTAATCAGATCAAACATTTGAATGATCTTACGCTACCTGAAGAGGATAGAAATATTATTGTCGCAATTCATTATTACAGTCCAATTCAATTTACACATCAAGGTGCTCCTTGGTCTAAAAAAAATAAGGATTTAAGCGGTATTGAATGGACAGAGTCCAAAAGTGAACAAGAAGCGGTGAACCAGGATTTTAATATAGCTCAAGATTGGTCAAAATTGCATAACCGACCACTTACTTTGGGCGAATTTGGTGCCTATGAAAAAGCGGATATGGCCTCTCGAATTTGTTGGACCAATTATATTGCCAGACAAGCCGAAATTAGAAATTGGAGCTGGAGTTATTGGCAGTTCGATTCCGATTTTATTGTTTACGATATAGAAAAGGACGAATGGAAAACCGAAATATTAAACGCATTAATCCCATCTAAGAAAAAATAA
- a CDS encoding Gfo/Idh/MocA family protein: MKEKIVRAGIIGSGFAANFHYEAIKRIFSTKVEIAGAFSTNGLLDFTVPRNIKNFDSLEELIDASDMLHVCTPPSTHEQLVIEVLKRGKHVIVEKPFTGYFGDGSSEFNGDTFPREKGLKLAMESIERMLKAEAESEGSILYAENWVYAPAIQKEREIIEKTGAQILWIQAQQSHSGSHSMDYGKWHLSGGGSLMGKGSHPLTASIYLKHVEGRARNGQPIRPKSISARTHAITRMPSFKNEGHLRNTYTDVEDYATVHIVFEDGTIADIVASELLQGGVKNFVEVHANNHRTLCNIAPNDAMMTYNPIEENFNDIYVVEKTGTKQGWSFISPDEAWFNGYQHEMDAFYRSLVFGEPIESNSKLASDVIATIYTAYLSAEQNGVEIPIAIFNT, encoded by the coding sequence ATGAAGGAGAAAATAGTACGTGCAGGGATTATAGGCTCTGGTTTTGCGGCCAATTTTCATTATGAAGCCATCAAAAGAATATTTAGTACGAAAGTAGAAATTGCAGGAGCGTTTTCAACCAATGGATTACTTGATTTTACAGTTCCTAGGAACATCAAAAATTTTGATAGTCTGGAGGAATTAATCGATGCATCGGATATGTTGCATGTTTGTACTCCACCATCAACACACGAACAATTGGTGATAGAAGTCTTAAAACGCGGAAAACACGTGATTGTCGAAAAACCATTCACAGGGTATTTTGGTGACGGTTCATCTGAATTTAATGGCGATACTTTTCCAAGGGAAAAAGGATTGAAGTTGGCTATGGAAAGTATTGAACGAATGCTGAAAGCAGAAGCAGAAAGTGAGGGTTCAATTCTGTATGCCGAAAATTGGGTTTATGCTCCCGCCATTCAAAAAGAGCGCGAAATCATAGAAAAAACGGGTGCGCAAATCCTTTGGATTCAAGCCCAACAATCCCATTCCGGTTCCCATTCAATGGATTATGGAAAGTGGCATCTCTCAGGCGGAGGGTCACTAATGGGTAAAGGAAGTCATCCATTGACGGCCTCTATTTATTTAAAACATGTCGAGGGAAGAGCTAGAAATGGTCAGCCCATTCGACCTAAAAGTATATCGGCAAGAACACATGCCATCACCAGAATGCCGAGCTTTAAAAACGAAGGACACCTAAGAAATACCTACACTGATGTTGAAGATTATGCAACGGTTCATATCGTTTTTGAAGACGGAACCATTGCAGATATCGTTGCCAGTGAATTGCTGCAAGGCGGAGTCAAAAACTTTGTCGAAGTTCACGCCAACAATCACAGAACCCTTTGTAACATAGCACCTAATGATGCTATGATGACTTATAATCCAATAGAAGAAAACTTCAACGATATTTATGTGGTCGAAAAAACGGGAACCAAACAAGGCTGGTCGTTTATATCTCCTGACGAAGCTTGGTTCAATGGGTATCAACACGAGATGGATGCGTTTTATAGATCCTTAGTTTTTGGTGAACCGATAGAGAGCAACAGTAAATTGGCTTCGGATGTTATTGCTACAATCTACACCGCATATTTATCTGCAGAGCAAAATGGTGTTGAAATCCCGATTGCAATATTTAATACGTAA
- a CDS encoding MFS transporter: MELNKESDTAKGKKYRWIILSLVFFATTINYLDRQVISLLKDDYLQPLFGWNETDYANIVIAFQIAYALGMVGSGIIIDKIGTKLGYALSLTIWSIASIGHAFATSTFGFMAARGVLGFSEAGNFPAAIKTVAEWFPKKERALAAGIFNSGTNIGAILAPLTVPLIAGVMGWEWAFIITGAIGLIWLLFWWLFYESPQKHKKISKAEYDYIHSDDADEVITENKSEKIAWIKLLGYKQTWAFASLKFFSDPVWWFLLFWLPSFLNKQYGMTKMELAFPIAVVYTMAMFGSIGGGWLSGYFIQKGWPLYKARRTALLIFAICALPMLAAQWLGTFNYWYAVLIIGLAASAHQAWSATIFTTVSDMFPKRAVASVVGIGGMIGSFGGIIIAKTAGLLLDHYDAIGSIETGYYIMFIICALAYLIAWTFFSLLVPKMPKAAI, from the coding sequence ATGGAATTAAACAAGGAATCTGATACGGCTAAAGGGAAAAAATACAGATGGATAATACTGTCATTAGTATTTTTTGCGACAACCATCAATTATCTTGATCGTCAGGTTATCAGTTTGTTAAAAGATGATTATCTACAGCCATTATTTGGATGGAACGAAACGGATTATGCCAATATTGTAATCGCTTTCCAAATTGCGTACGCATTGGGTATGGTGGGTTCGGGTATTATTATTGACAAGATTGGAACAAAATTAGGATATGCACTTTCGTTAACGATTTGGAGTATAGCCTCAATCGGACATGCCTTTGCAACATCTACTTTTGGATTTATGGCTGCCAGAGGAGTTTTAGGTTTTAGTGAGGCAGGAAATTTTCCGGCAGCTATAAAAACGGTAGCCGAATGGTTTCCTAAAAAAGAGCGCGCATTAGCGGCAGGGATTTTTAATTCAGGGACAAATATTGGTGCCATTTTAGCACCACTTACAGTTCCGTTAATCGCCGGAGTAATGGGTTGGGAATGGGCTTTTATTATTACAGGTGCTATTGGACTTATTTGGTTACTATTTTGGTGGCTGTTTTATGAAAGTCCTCAAAAACATAAAAAAATATCAAAAGCAGAGTACGATTACATTCACTCGGATGATGCTGACGAAGTAATTACAGAAAATAAGTCTGAAAAAATAGCTTGGATTAAATTATTGGGCTATAAACAGACCTGGGCTTTTGCTTCATTAAAATTTTTCAGTGATCCAGTATGGTGGTTTTTATTGTTTTGGTTACCTTCCTTTTTAAACAAACAATATGGAATGACCAAGATGGAACTCGCATTTCCTATCGCAGTTGTGTATACAATGGCAATGTTTGGTAGCATTGGAGGAGGTTGGCTTTCAGGATATTTTATACAAAAGGGTTGGCCTTTGTATAAAGCTCGTAGAACAGCCTTGCTAATTTTTGCTATTTGCGCTTTACCAATGCTTGCAGCACAATGGTTAGGAACTTTCAATTATTGGTATGCTGTATTAATTATCGGTTTGGCCGCATCGGCTCATCAGGCCTGGTCCGCTACTATTTTTACAACCGTTTCGGATATGTTTCCAAAAAGAGCTGTTGCCTCAGTGGTAGGAATTGGAGGAATGATTGGTTCTTTCGGCGGAATTATTATTGCAAAAACGGCTGGTTTGTTATTGGATCATTATGACGCCATTGGAAGTATTGAGACCGGATATTACATCATGTTCATCATTTGCGCACTAGCTTATCTTATTGCTTGGACATTCTTTAGTTTGTTGGTGCCTAAAATGCCAAAAGCAGCAATCTAG
- a CDS encoding substrate-binding domain-containing protein — translation MKKFNKKILPDLRSVLFLALISANLGPLESSGMVTTSSVKTDSNLCQNKKGSELVESKDSLKVAVATTTKLLMRLVEPAFETSMSNTKITSTVGPTGDMVELVMSGKSKVAITTRNLKDYEKVKCPTLVGTPIGLDGLAIVVSNSNPITNLTFEQISAIWTRKIINWKELGGPDLPIVLIGRTKAYDSIMLFCDFMKLESKEDQGGLVYREKGKENWVPTVVTALETDDLALEILLKTPGAISYFPLQILNNYREKNVAVKSLSFDGVQPTKETIANGTYFIHRRLNAITNGQPEGITKTFVDFLLSNEGQMAVTKAGFLAHNNAAEQLGWQLSAQAWTFNKFTFAEAIDKMKAAGINNIEMFPNQKIGGGIEGNTSFVMDSATRKKVLELIKSKNMKLLNYGVVDAKSPEQWTKIFEFAKDMGIQTIVTEATASQLDFIEPMCEKYQIKIALHNHPKPSIYWNPEFAMKQVANRNKYIGVCADLGHWLRSGLNPLESLKKYEGRIFDIHAKDLIPSKEGFNGYRDVPWGTGISNFSGMMHELKRQGYRGTITVEYEYHFENSLEEVKESVEYFNRVATLLSKE, via the coding sequence ATGAAAAAATTCAACAAAAAAATACTGCCTGATTTGCGCTCGGTTCTGTTTCTTGCATTGATAAGTGCAAATTTAGGCCCTTTGGAATCGTCTGGAATGGTTACAACATCTTCTGTAAAAACCGATTCGAACCTTTGCCAAAATAAAAAGGGAAGTGAGTTAGTCGAAAGTAAAGATTCGCTGAAAGTTGCTGTGGCCACTACTACGAAATTACTTATGAGACTGGTTGAACCTGCTTTTGAAACTTCAATGAGTAACACAAAAATAACTTCAACTGTTGGCCCAACAGGAGATATGGTAGAGTTAGTGATGTCAGGCAAATCTAAGGTTGCCATTACAACTCGCAATTTGAAAGATTATGAAAAAGTAAAATGTCCAACATTGGTCGGAACTCCCATTGGATTAGACGGACTTGCCATAGTGGTTTCCAATTCAAACCCTATTACCAATCTCACGTTTGAACAAATTTCAGCGATTTGGACCAGAAAAATTATCAATTGGAAAGAACTCGGAGGACCTGATTTACCTATTGTATTAATTGGGAGAACTAAAGCCTATGATTCCATTATGCTTTTTTGCGATTTCATGAAATTAGAATCCAAAGAGGATCAAGGCGGACTTGTTTATCGTGAAAAAGGAAAAGAAAATTGGGTTCCAACTGTCGTTACAGCTCTTGAAACCGATGATTTAGCTTTGGAAATTTTATTAAAAACTCCTGGCGCAATATCCTATTTTCCACTTCAAATTTTGAATAATTATAGAGAAAAAAATGTGGCGGTAAAAAGTTTGTCTTTCGACGGAGTTCAACCTACAAAAGAAACCATTGCCAACGGAACTTATTTTATTCATAGAAGATTGAATGCCATTACAAATGGTCAACCAGAAGGGATAACAAAAACTTTTGTTGATTTTCTTCTATCCAATGAAGGTCAAATGGCGGTTACAAAGGCTGGATTTCTTGCCCATAATAATGCCGCAGAGCAATTAGGTTGGCAACTTTCAGCACAAGCATGGACTTTCAATAAGTTCACTTTCGCCGAGGCAATTGACAAAATGAAAGCAGCAGGAATCAACAATATCGAAATGTTTCCAAATCAGAAAATTGGTGGCGGAATAGAAGGTAATACTTCTTTTGTGATGGATTCAGCTACTCGCAAAAAAGTGTTGGAACTGATCAAATCCAAGAACATGAAACTTCTAAATTATGGAGTAGTTGATGCCAAATCTCCAGAACAATGGACTAAGATTTTTGAATTTGCTAAAGATATGGGAATTCAGACAATAGTTACCGAAGCCACTGCTTCACAACTCGATTTCATTGAGCCAATGTGCGAAAAATACCAAATCAAAATCGCATTGCACAATCACCCAAAACCTTCTATATATTGGAACCCTGAATTTGCAATGAAACAGGTTGCAAATCGGAATAAATACATAGGTGTTTGCGCTGACCTTGGGCATTGGTTGCGTTCAGGTCTCAATCCATTAGAATCTTTGAAAAAATACGAAGGACGAATTTTCGATATTCACGCTAAAGATTTGATTCCTTCAAAAGAGGGTTTCAATGGATATCGCGATGTTCCTTGGGGAACCGGAATTAGCAATTTTTCAGGCATGATGCACGAGTTGAAACGTCAAGGTTATCGAGGTACAATTACGGTTGAATACGAATACCATTTCGAGAATTCTCTCGAGGAAGTAAAAGAGTCGGTTGAATATTTTAATCGGGTCGCCACTTTGTTAAGTAAAGAATAG